CCGAAGAAGTTGCTGTGGAGGACGGCGTCTTCCAGTACGCCGATCTGTTCGGCGGTGGACAGTGCGGACTCCAGCTTCTCGTCGTCGCTGCCCGCGGCCGCGGCGGAGGCGCGGAGATCGGCGAAGCTCTGGAGGAGAACGTCGAGGAGGGTGGGCGGCACGTCCAGGTCGATCTGGTGCCGGCGCAGGAGCTCCTCGGTGCGGAACCGGACGATCTCGGCCTCGCTCTTCTTGTTCGTCACGACCGGGATGCGGACGAAGTTGAAACGGCGCTTGAGCGCGGAGGACAGGTCGTTGACGCCGCGGTCGCGGCTGTTGGCGGTGGCGATGATGGAGAAGCCGGGCTTGGCGAAGACGATGTTGTCGCCGCCGCCGTCGCTCTCCAGCTCGGGGACGGAGACGTACTTCTCGGAGAGGATCGAGATGAGTGCGTCCTGGACGTCGCTGGTGGAGCGGGTCAGCTCCTCGAAGCGGCCGATGGTGCCGGTCTCCATCGCGGTCATGATCGGCGAGGGGATCATCGACTCCCGCGACTGCCCCTTGGCGATCACCATGGACACGTTCCAGGAGTACTTGATGTGGTCCTCGGTGGTGCCGGCGGTGCCCTGCACCACGAGGGTGGAGTTGCGGCTGAGCGCGGCCGAGAGGAGCTCGGCGAGCCAGCTCTTGCCGGTGCCGGGGTCGCCGATGAGCAACAGGCCCCGGTCGGAGGCGAGGGTGACGATGGAGCGCTCGACGATGCTGCGGTCGCCGAACCACTTCTGCGTCACCTCCCGGTCGAGGCCGTCGGCGCGCTCGGAGCCGAGGATGAAGAGGCGGACCATCTTCGGGGACAGGCGCCAGGAGAACGGCTTGGGGTTGTCGTCGATCGACTCCAGCCAGTCGAGTTCCTCGGCGTACTTGATCTCGGCGGGAGCGCGGAGCAGGTCGGACATGCGAAGGGCCTCTCAGGTGAGGAAGGTCTTGAGTTCGTGGACGAGCTTGTCGATGTGGCCGGAGACCACCGGGGTGCCGAGCGCCTTGAACCGCTCGCGGAACCAGGGATTGACCTCCTGCCGTCCGGAGCTGGTGACCGAGCCGACGGGGATGAACCGCACCCCGGACCGGTGGACCGCCTCGATGCCCTCGAAGAGCGGCTGCGAGCGGTCGAACTCGTAGAAGTCGGAGATCCACACCATGACGGTGTTCTTGGGTTCGGCGATCTTCGGCCGGGCCATGGCCATGGCGACCGGCCCGTCGTTGCCGCCGCCGAGGTTGGTGCGGAGCAGGACGTCGAACGGATCGTGCACCCAGGGGGTGAGGTCGATGGCACGGGTGTCGTACGCGATGAGGTGGACGTCCACCTTCGGCAGTCCGGCGAAGATCGAGGCCAGGATGGTGCAGTTGACCATCGAGTCGACCATGGAACCGGACTGGTCCACGACGACGACGAGCCGCTGGGGCGTGGTCCTGCGGACGGTGTGCCGGTAGTAGAGGCGGTCGACGTAGAGACGCTCCTCCTCCGGGCTCCAGTTGGTGAGGTTCTTCCAGATGGTGCGGTCGATGTCGAGATTCCGGAAGACCCGCTTGGGCGGGACCGAGCGGTCCAGTTCTCCGACGGTCGCCTTCTCCACCTGCGTACGCAGGACCTCGGCGACCTCGTCGACATAACGCCGGATGAGGGACTTGGCGTTGGCCAGGGCGATGCCGGAGAGATTGCCCTTGTCGCGCAGGAGCTGTTCGATCAGGGACATGCTCGGGGTGAGCTTCGCCGCGAGCGCGGGATCGGCCAGCACCTCGCGCAGGTGCATGCGCTGGACCAGGTCGGCCTCGACGGCGCCCAGTTCGGCGCCGAGACCGCCACCGGTGAGGCCCGCTCCGGCCGCCCGGCCGCCGCGCAGCCCGCCGGGCGGGCAGCCGAGGGCGCGCTCCAGCCAGCCGGCGTCCGACTGCCAGCGCGCCAGCTGACCGGCGGAGACCGTGCCGGAACCGGTGGAGAAGACATTGAGCAGGACCTTCGACGCGAGGGCGGCGCGCCGCACCTCGGCTGCCCGGTCGCGGGCGTCGTCCGGTTCGGGCTCCGGGGTCATCAGGCCGTCGAACTCGTCGGCCAGCTCCGGGTGGCGCTGGACGACGGAGTCGACGGACGCGCCCGGGTCGAGGAGCGCCGACGGGAGGCCGATGTCCTCGACGACGGCGAGGCTCGCGGACTCCAGAGCGGGCTGCTCCTCGTGGTCGAAGAGCCGGGCGAGGAGACGCCAGTAGAGGACCTGGCGACGGTTGTCGTCGGAGTCGGCGGCGTCGACGGGGGTGACCGAGGGGACGGGAGTGACCGGGGGGACGGGGGCAGTGCGGTCGGTCATTTCCGCAGCAGCCTT
The sequence above is a segment of the Streptomyces sp. NBC_01255 genome. Coding sequences within it:
- a CDS encoding ATP-binding protein; the protein is MSDLLRAPAEIKYAEELDWLESIDDNPKPFSWRLSPKMVRLFILGSERADGLDREVTQKWFGDRSIVERSIVTLASDRGLLLIGDPGTGKSWLAELLSAALSRNSTLVVQGTAGTTEDHIKYSWNVSMVIAKGQSRESMIPSPIMTAMETGTIGRFEELTRSTSDVQDALISILSEKYVSVPELESDGGGDNIVFAKPGFSIIATANSRDRGVNDLSSALKRRFNFVRIPVVTNKKSEAEIVRFRTEELLRRHQIDLDVPPTLLDVLLQSFADLRASAAAAGSDDEKLESALSTAEQIGVLEDAVLHSNFFGERALTARTLASSLVGSLARREPEDLAILNKYLHGVVEPRGKAEGGSWPEFLEGGRDAIAKLA
- a CDS encoding VWA domain-containing protein; amino-acid sequence: MTDRTAPVPPVTPVPSVTPVDAADSDDNRRQVLYWRLLARLFDHEEQPALESASLAVVEDIGLPSALLDPGASVDSVVQRHPELADEFDGLMTPEPEPDDARDRAAEVRRAALASKVLLNVFSTGSGTVSAGQLARWQSDAGWLERALGCPPGGLRGGRAAGAGLTGGGLGAELGAVEADLVQRMHLREVLADPALAAKLTPSMSLIEQLLRDKGNLSGIALANAKSLIRRYVDEVAEVLRTQVEKATVGELDRSVPPKRVFRNLDIDRTIWKNLTNWSPEEERLYVDRLYYRHTVRRTTPQRLVVVVDQSGSMVDSMVNCTILASIFAGLPKVDVHLIAYDTRAIDLTPWVHDPFDVLLRTNLGGGNDGPVAMAMARPKIAEPKNTVMVWISDFYEFDRSQPLFEGIEAVHRSGVRFIPVGSVTSSGRQEVNPWFRERFKALGTPVVSGHIDKLVHELKTFLT